CGTTTGAGAAGAACTGCATCTTTCATCGCGACGTGAACCTCCGAACATACTCAAAAGGATAGGATTTCCCGAGCTTGTTACGTATGCAGCACATCAAACTAGTATCGAAACAAGCCAAAATAACGgttaataaaagaaatgtcAAATTCTTACAAAGAccaaaaataagaaagaaataaattataacaCTGCAAAGCAAAATAGTAAAAAGAAGTGCTGAAGTGAACATAGTGACTAGTTGATTGTTAAATGTCTGCTACACTCCCCCTCCGCACCACCCCACGTTTCACTTAGTGGGTACTTCCCTAGGATTGAGCGACAGAACTGGTCATCTTTGTTCTTTGCTCAACTGGAAGTGACATCACAGCACTCTCAAATTCCGTGGAGTATCGTTGGCTGATGTCTCTGAGCAGCATGACGAGGGTGTTCTGGGTgtctaaaaacaaaaaccatgcAGTGTAGATAAGGAGTTAAAAACCATACCCATTGCATGTGCACACAAGCACAAGAGCAAATAACAAACGCAGAATGAAACAAGAATCCTAGCACCCTCACCCGCATCGATATCCTTTGTTCCTAGTACTTGTGCTGTAGCACACAGGACCGGCTTCATATAGCTAGCAACCTACAGCGATAAATACACGAGAGATCAATACACTGATACGACGTTacaggagaaaagaggagaacCTCGCAGGCTAGAGAACTGAACGGGCCGTTACCAGTGCTGGGTTATGGGAGTAGAGGAAAGCCAGGCAACTGTAGACGGTCTTGTTTTCCTCAAGGTCTTCCTTCAGAGGGAGACGATCCAGAAGAGCAGGAAGCACCTGGAGAATGAAGTGGTAACATTTTAATTCAGCCTGAGTGAATTCGGCGAATCTATAAATGGAGCAAAAACCCGGTGGGTTTTAGTTTGGTACCATTTCAAacacagtaatggttttattcgttcattttcatccatccatccacctacaataaccactttatcccggtcagggtcgtggtggatccagaacacagcccaggaacactgggcttCTTAAAGCGGACAATATAAAAAACAGActttataataaattcataaaatataagtgaaatgaaatcatgtttaattactatgggttgcatttaatatcaatttgaatATCTTAGTTCACCATTTCCTTAGAAAGCatttagcctttttcctaatatggatcatttttgtgttagcctacttttaattaggactctctgttgtttaaaatatttaaaaagaaatattttacgcttgtttatttatcaattaaccaacagcatttatcattgctattatttttaattcaattaacagtgaccatgagcagagagcttacatttaactgtttatgacagacctcctgattaaagcttaaacaaaaaaacaaaaacaaaaaaaagagaaaaagattggtatctggatcggtttcggtcGATCGAGAGGACAAGAAGCCGGtttcggctgtaaaaatcctgatcggagcatcagtcATGaacattaaactaaagcgctgtGCATCTGGCAGGTAAATAAGCTCACCCAATCACAttctatatgagattattcagatgtatacacaatatacacagagcggacTGGCTTTGGAGAATTTGGAAAAtggctaatagtgtagctttaaatatatttaagaagaGCAGACctctgaacattgaggttttttgtatttgtttacaatgtggaacaggttaacggttgtttttttgttttttttttgcattcagcctgtaaaatgaactgaaaaaattcaatttagtttatcagaaggtaaaatAATGttatggctcacactatgttcctaaattctgtcataattgactaGCTCAAGTTTTCTCTTGCCTACTTGTGCGTTATATTGTGGCACGTTAACGTTACcatctctttattaaaaaaaaaaaaacaaacacacacaacaaaataaataaataaatttcaactCTGTTcgtaaatttttgtaattaggagcatAAGTGCTCCCAAAATAAGTTGTTACCATAGAGCCCCGAGAGAACGTATTGATTCGGGTTGTTCTAAAATCCCGTGTTAGCACCATGTAGCTCTAACCAGTCACGACTCTCGCAACCTGCGACCTCGCCTAATTTATCGTTCTCGGATCCAAACCAACATGCCGGATGGCGGTTCATCTGGGCTGGCATCTCATCGGTTACTGACGTTTCATGCACGTCCTCAAGATTTCACACGAGAcagtataattttattttatttttttttaaatggggtAGCCAAAACTGGACAGGGGTGAAGACTGGACCTCTACTGCACCTCTGAGCACTCAGAGTCTGCAGTTGACTGACCGACTGCCACCGGTATGTTTAAGTACGAGTCCTGTTCGTTACTGTTTCAATGATCGGAGACTTCAAGACGCCTGAACCTCGTATCCAAGTGCTGATCGTTCATGAACAttgttggtgaccactgatttaCACTGTAAATGACCACGTCCTCATAATGGAGTCACTGGTTAATTTAATCGATTGTTCCCATTTCTTCGCAAAGCTATGTCACATAAATCTGATGTCGCTGGTTAAATGAGTGGATAACTCCTCTGAGATCAATCCATCATCATCAGACACATAAAGCAGTTCTTCCCATGCTCTTTTAAAAGGCGTTTTAATGTATTTGGTATAAATTGTTCTGTCGTCGTGTTAGCTTTGCAAATCAAAAGTCATTAAGCAAAGTTCTGGTGCGAGTCACTACTGCTAGAAACGGTTGAGGCTTAAGAATTCAGAAAAGTGTACTGTGAGGTTATTGATCACAATATTATACGCTATTAAATGGCCatatcactctctcacacacacaaaggcaaaTGGAATCTAATGTGCACTACCGGTCAAACGTTTAGACTTTATTTTATTCCCCCcgacacattttagaataataaagtcatcaaaagtCTGGAATAACAGAAATGgagctatgggaattatgttgtgataatacataaataaatgttgtattttatcatcttcaaagtagaccccctttttgcctTGGCATTTTCTCGACGGATTTCTTGacgaatttccccgagatgctttttaaacagtattaaaggagttcccacctacgctggactctttatcggctgcttttcggaatattttgctcagagtcatccgtttaaaaaaaaatatttttccgtaaataaaatgttcgttttttaacaaaagaaattAATGTGTCGGTTTCAAACATTgactcacacaccttcagatcaaaaggcttgtaagatcatgagaaacatttcagtcgggtGCCcgcaaacttttgaccggtagtgtgtgcATAACTTTAAATGTGCACGGTCTCAACCAAGCACTGTGACTGATGTTTTGAATCTGGCCAACATGCCATACTCCAATACCTGCTCGAGTGGCACCCCTTCCGTGTGGCTCATGATCATCCGGCAAAGTGCAGCACACAGATTATCAATCACTCTCCTGTCCGACTCTCTGACCAGCAGGTTAGAGAAGAGAGACAGCATCATTGGGTAATCGCTGCAGGAAAATGCTGAGGAAGACCAGTGGTACAGAACCAAAACTGatttttcaaatgtaaaattttttatacatttatatagatatatcaatcatattatattatatagggGAACGGTAACCTGCACTATACGGTATACTATACTGTCAAGGATACGAAGAGACGATCGGTCCAGCAGCCTGTGCTAGAGCTCCCAAGCCGAACACACTGTTATTGCGCACCTCTGCATCACTGTCTCTAACACCAGCCACGAGCACGGGCAGCAGCCGATTGGACAGCTTTCCTGCGACAGCCCTGCCTCCTGACACACCAGCCAGGGAGTGCAGTGTCTCGCTAAGCGTGCCCACAGAGAAGGAACGATCTGCCACCGTGCAGGAAGACTTCTGCAGGCCAGAGGTAAAGAAAGAGTCATGCTCGAAAAACAAGAACAATGCAGATTACTGGTggacgacttttttttttttttccccctgtccCCATAAATAAAAAGGGAGGGGTAAGACTCACAGCTTTGTTCATAATCAGGGGCAGCAAGTCATTGAGGTGAGAATAAAAGGTTTCTGCTGGTACAGCTGAAGCCAGGACAGGAATTCCCTCCCCAGCAAACTCCTGCAGCATGGCATCATACTCTgcctaatacacacacaattaattaaacaaaaaaaaaaaaaaaaaaaaaaaaagagtcagatCTGTCCGTGACCACAAGGCACTTGAGAAATTCCtgattttttcattttcattcttcTAAACTAATAGGTAGCGAACAAGAACCTGCTGTTCTTCGTCGTCTCCTTCGTCCCCTCCTCCACCCTGGCAGACAGTCTATGAAGAAACAGGGAAGGTGACCGAGATGGAACAAACCGCGTTGcattaaacacattttacactGTGCCCGTGTGTGTATCTGGTTACTCTTAATGATTTAATGTAGAGATATATTTCATATCTATACATTAAATCATTAAGAGTAACCAGATACACACTTGGCCCTTACACAGTAGGACAGATTTTAGAACATAATCTGACTATTCAAACATTAGGCCCATTATTTAAAAGGGTACAACGGTATTTCGGCCATTTGTTTTGTCGGGTCGTCCTCACCTTCTTCTTCAGCACGTCTCGGAGGGCGTGGCTGACCTCGACCAATCGGTTCGGCGTCTGCAGCGCCTCCCCTTTGCACGATTTGATGACGCCGTTCATGGCCTCCAAAACTCCCATGACTACTTGCCGCTCGCGCTCCTGCCTCACTGCCTCCAGGAAGCAGGGCATCACCACGTCAAGCAGTTTATGTAAAgctacaaacacatacatacgtacatacatacatacatacacacctccGTCGGTTATAAAAATCGATGAAATGAACGGCAGGTTCTCTAAATCACTATCCAGAGCCTAAGAATTACATTAATGGACAGAGGCACTGATTAGAGAGTAAAGAGGCACTGGGTGTGTAAACAATGGTGCCGAAGAGGGTAAGAAGAAGAGGGGAGGGTATGAAAATGAGGTGTATGAGGTGTATACCCTGATGATTAGCCTCGGTAGGATTTTCCTGCCACACTTTGTGCTGAGCTCGACAGAATTGGCCCAGGGCACCAAAGGCTGCTCTCCTCACATTCTCATGTGGAAACTGATATGCACACCACAAGTTATTactcaaaataacacacacttttcttttgtttttcctgaGAGTTCTGTGAGCAACTTACATCACAGAGACCATAGACCTGCTCAAAGCTTGACTCCAGGAAGGGCTGGAACGcagcactgagagagagagagcgagagagagagagagagagagagagagagagagagagagagagagagagagatgcaaatGTATGCTATCGTCAAATAACATGCGCGAGtttctttaaaggaaaataagcACACTTAAAAGGAAAGCGAAAGGAAATGTGTCgtgtataaaaattaaaaaaaaaaaactcaaacgtTTCCGTTACCCGGTGTTAAAAGCGATTTCCCCCAGGGAGTCACAAGCATCCTCCTTCTCGTCCATGTAAGCGTTTTCCACGCTGAAGCTACAGAGAAGGAAAACGTGCTTTAAAGTCAGAGCGCTCTCTCAGAACAAGAGAAACAAACTGCAAAagacagaaaaggaaaagaacacACACCCTGCAACATCCTCCACCTCATTCTCTCCATCTTCCTCCAATACAGCATCACCACCTTCTTCATCatcgttatcatcatcatcatccaagAGAACAAACTGCTTATCCTCCTCTAGATGAGTCTGTGAGGAGAGAAACAGTTATGTTATGCCCTGGGAAGTAATTAGCAAATGTACAGGGTTCAGGTACTTCGGCGGTTATTTTCACTCGTTTCTCTCTCATGCGCATTTTCACAGGGTGTTTACGATACCTCTCACAcactacctctctctctctctctctctctctctctcatgtagCATTCTGGCTTTGTCTGTGTATTTCTCTCAGTCTCAcagtttttcttgttttctttttttatcatctttattcatttaggtgttgtgttttcttttctttaaaatcaAAAGGTAAGTTAGACCCAATCTGTGACCCAATCTGAATACAATGCTCCcccccgccaaaaaaaaaaaattatttatttttttaaaaaagaagaaaaaaaaacaaaactattggctgatatttaaaatttcagaaACCTTATATTCTTAACGAAAGCCTATCAGACTTGGAATAACAGATCCAGCGTTTTTTTGGTGAAGAATTGCCAGAGGGAACGGATGCACTAACCGTCACACCCTCTGTCGATTTTAGGGACAGGACCATCAATGTGGTGATTGCAGTGAGGTGAGGATTAATACTTTCTGGACTGATCGTGGACACAGCCGAGAACAAGCTgtacctgaaacacacacaccccccaaaaaaataaataaataaacaccccaacacacacacacacacacaaaacatttcatttgttgAAGGGTAAAACATGTAACTGCAAATTTCATGGCTGAACAAAACACATTAACTGGCATGTTAACTACATCTCGAGACTAAATGACACCTTTGCAGAACGGGTAAAGACAGGGCTGCACTGTATGACTTCTGCTGACGTCACAGTTATTCACATCGTATTCCTGGATAATTACCCAatcatcacttttttttcccaaaacaaagatttaaatgcatttatgcATAATAATTACTACAGATGCCCTTCAGCGACATTACTTAACAGACAGATGTATAGAAATCTAAACCACACCAGAATCGTGCCGTTTAAGCCAAGGCTATAGACAGAGGAAGAAGTTCGTACGTGCAGCGGCGCAGGTCCGGATCATCCACAGCGTCGGTAAGTTTCAGACCCAGCTGCACGCACTCTGCGGCCAGCGGCCCAAACGCGTCCTTACCGACGGTGCGGGCCAACACAGACAGTGTGTCTGAGTGGAGAAGGGTGGGAGAcggagagggacagaaagagaaggTGGGTTGTTCAGATTACAAAATTTCATAAaaagagaacacagaggaagaagaagagcagGTCCAATCCCTACCCAAGGCCTGGGTCTGCAGTGATCTCATTTCATCGCGCGTGTCTGTCAGGAAACCCTTCAAGCTCTCGATTACAGGAGGGAAATAGGGCACCATCATCTCTTTGGCAGCATTAGCTAAGAGAAAAGAACGTGAGGAAAACGCATTAATCTAGGAAAGGGAGGGATGTGCAGAGTCGAACAAATAACGAAACCGTAGCATTCGACAGAACAGGAAACGGCAAGAGAGCTTCTATTACCAGAAGCAGAGATGCATTTggacagaaataaaacaaaaactacaAAGCTATTATATAAAGTTTGTGTTACTTCGTGGCTACTCTGATTACCAATGGCTCCAATAGCACTGACAGCAAGCTCCTTGAGCTTAAGGTTGACGGTGTTGTTCAGGGCTGACAGCATGGTCTCCATAAGAGTTGGCAGGTAAGACTGAATATCATCATCTgatggagagaagaagaaaaaaaaaaaaagcatccacACAACATTCGATTCGTTTTAAATGAAGTCAGCTGCTTGAAACAGCTGAAACACAAAACATCAATCAAGTGAGCTGAACATGAAAAAGCAACACATTTCTCAAAGGAGTTCATTAGCCCCTCTGACACAACATGAACGACATATCGTAATAGAAATAAACAGAGCGGCATGTCTGTAGTTCGTAACGGAAGACGCCGTAGATATCGGAATCTTGTCCTGAACCATCTTTCAGATCAAATTGAGCCACTCTTCATGCTTTACGTCCCTACTTTACACACGTACTGCATCTAGGCCTTTGAGGTCCAACCTTATACAGTACCTTGGTCAACAGACATAGTGGTCTATAAATGAACCATTTACTTACTGACTGAACCGAGTAGAGCTAAAACGGCCTCCTAAAGACTTCAACACTGTGATTAAGTTTTGTCTCGTTTAGTGAACGCCACACATTCTTACCCAGGTTCTCTAGGAAGTTCTCCAGGGCATAGAAAGCTTTGGTGATGTGGCTGATATTGGACTCGTTCAGAGAAGACAGGTATCCTAGTAACAGTGGCATCAGCTCGGCGTGGTATTTACTGATTTCAGGCTGTGATTAAAGCAAGCACGTTAAAAAGACCGCACGCCATGAATACCAGCGTATATATGGAACTGTAAACAGACACCTGCTATAAAAGCCTCTATGGTTTTCATACGTCTTACCTGCAGGTACTCCGAGAACTGACCCAGAGCAAAAAGGCCTGCACTGCGCACTATCTGGTTACTGTCTGACAGACTGCGGCACACTGTCTCCAGCAGAGACGACAGCATCCTGACACACAAGCATACGGTTTAGCAGACATTTATACGTTTATTGTGTGGAGAAAAGCAGCGGAAATGTGGAAAAGGGCCTACTTAGTGCGAATGTGGTCAGCGCAACCCTCGGCCAGCACTGCTAGACACATGACACCGCCTTTCCTCTCATAAGCGTTCTCGCTGGCCAGGCAAGCCTGAGTCAGTGGCATCTGCAGAAGAGATATCAGACGACAGAGATAACTCGGCACTGTATCAGAGCACACCACTCAGTTACTGATCGTTTCCATTTTCTTACGTCCGTCAATGGGTTCAAGTTACGGCAGAACTGGAGTGGAATGTTTAAATGATGGTACCTCTGTACCATCGATCCGAATCAAGACTCCCCCAGTGCACGTCTgatttaacaataataatgaataagtGTTAGCGACGGATATGAAAATCATATCCTGTATAGTGATGTTCTTACGTACCAGTTGGTTGAAAAGTTTTTCAGGTGGCATATGAAGAGCCATTGTGTCGATCACCTGCAAATTTAAGATAAACAGCTCAGCTCCTAGCTTTTATTCAAAGTTAAAACGTTTTCTCGTTCCTCGGTCCTTGGTGGGTCAAGTGAATGAACGTcctataatcttttttttaattcccaaaacacagattttaattttttaggATTGTGcgatgtatttttttctctttgtggTCTATTTTCCCCCCCTtctccttccatcctctctTGGGAGGTGGATGTCGGGACTCAGTAAGGGTGGAGGGTTGAGTGTGAATTTatgcactatttaaaaaaaataaatgttgcaTGTTTTTCCTAATGCTCTATAACCAAAAtcttcaaaagaaaaacaataaacaacagtCGAAAGGGAGTAAATATCAGTGTGGAAAAGGTGTAAGGGTTACCTGAGCTGCGAAGTGTTTGGGACTCTGACTGTCGCCATCACCTTCGGCGTTCTCCTCATCCTCGGGGTCCTCCTCCCCGGGTGGAGGTGTCGCACTCAAAATAGGGAACACCACTTGCAGGATTGGTGCCAAGAGCTTCTGCTTTAACACGGCCTTGAAGATGAGGAAACAGTTACGCCGTATAATGCGCTATTTTCATAGagtatggtttaaaaaaaaaaaaaaagaatcttccTAAATGACGTGACGTTAGCCTCGATAAATAATATCAGAGTATGGAAGGGTACCTTGCTCTTGAATCTAATGAGGAGGGCGATACAAGACAGGGTCTTGACACGAAGGGAGTTGCTGAGCGATACATCTGCGCTCaccttaacaaaaaaaaaaaaaaaaaaaaacatacatatgtacacacacacattcacatacagcCAAACTGATCTTTAATACAGATGATTGGTTTATGCATCTTTTCTTCATCCTGCTCAGTGGATCTGAAGCTTATTACTGGAACACTGGAGTCAAGGCAGGAACACACCCAGGATGGGACGACATTCCATTGCAAAGCatcagacattcacacactaattcaCACCTAGGGTGTGTGGTGGGGGTTTCACCAACTGTTACACTGCACCATAAGGTCTCAAGTAAGGTCTATAAAGAGATAttatttcagcagcaggaatTAAACGACAGACAAACGTGTGTAAAATGGAGACCCACCTCCAAACAGAAGCGAACGATTTCAGCGATGTGCGGCACCACAATAGCGACCTCGCTCTCCATCAACTCATCAAACACCTCCATTGCCTCACTGGCCTGATCCTGccaaacaaaaacccaacaaGAGTACAAACAGGTGCGCTGAataggctgaaaaaacaaaacagtgaccTGATGAGTGCTCAGATGAGTAGTTAGCACATACTTTAAATGAATAAGTAGGgtgatgaaaaaaaatcctctaACCTGGTCAGCCTGAATGAGGTGCTTTAGAGCAATTAACAGTTTCGGGATTAACGACCGCATCAGGCTCTGAAAAGCACGAACAACAAAAGAACGTGTCTGCACATGACGGAACTAACAGCGTTATACTTCGGACCACAAAGAGAATTCGTTTCGAACGCATGGATTTGCTAAACAGACTCGCTCAAtccggtaaaaaaaaaaaaatgcatttgctTTGTAGCTAAATTAGACATAACAAACCATCTCCTCTGTGCCAGTGTAAGCCGTGATGGCAGTGAGGGTGAGGATGCAATAGTACAAAGCAGTGGTGTTGGTTACATCCTGGAGCACAGTGCCAAAGAGTTGCAGCAGCTGCTTGTAGTGGGGCTTGAAAGGTTCAGGGTTGGATTCCACAACTTTGCTCAGTAACAACAGGCCCACCTGGGAGAGAAAGATtgttgaataaaacacaacaaggttgtagaaaggtgtgtgtgtggagggggggggggggggggggtcattcATCATAAAACCACTCATTCATCATAAAACCACAAATGAGAATGATTACAATTGTCCATTTGTTGTGAAATAAGCTGACTAAATGATATGCTTTTGTCAATGACACCTTATATAGTCTAGTCGGAAATAATTACTGCTTTAGTgttgaattaataaaacaaaaagcaaaactaAAAACAGTCAGAAGTCTCAACAAAAGCTTCGTATTTCGAACCTACATATTCATTCGTTCAATCTTCAGTAAACGcgttatatataatatatatatataaattattattagcatGGATATGAATCTAAATAACTTTCATGTTTACATTTGAgaactttttttgcttgtttgtttaattgtgcATTTCAGCTCtgttgccttttatggagttttgcaggtgtcaccaaatgcaaatcagctaTGCTATGCACTGCCTGGTAGTTTATGGATGATTGTCCGTCATCAACATTTGTGCATgcatgcaaatttaaaaaatcagcaTTTCCAGTACTTCTGTAAatccagtttttaaataataaaagaaaaacgtTTGGTTtggcaaacatttacacacaacttgactaaaaagattaataaatgaggcccaatatGAGGATTTTTAGGGGGGTTATACTGACCCCTAGTGGCATAACACTTATACTACTCCGTTTCCCTTGTCTGCTGGAGAAACAAATCAGTGCTCTTGCCATGCAATATACAGACAGATGTGGACAGATACAAAGCATAGATGGAGGATTTAGtgtggtttttttcccccttcagtttttaaacgggggggggggggggggggagcgaCTTTGCATAAGCAATTTTAAATCACAGGTTCTGTTATGTTGTTGGAGATATTTAGGGGTCATGGTTTTAAGTCTATTTTTCCCCATTAGTAAGAAGGGTcgctgcaaatcaatacaaagttatgGAGCAGGCTCGACCAGGATGTTCCCCTTCCCCGTTAATAGGGTGGCAGGTACGAAGGCTCGCTGGATGATTTACTGTGTGAAAAATAATGTTTCTTCTACATTACTCCACATCGTCCACGGCCACTCTCCCCACCTCCCttgtaatatacacacacacaaatgatcCTCCGT
This genomic window from Ictalurus punctatus breed USDA103 chromosome 1, Coco_2.0, whole genome shotgun sequence contains:
- the ipo4 gene encoding importin-4; this translates as MSEELEHILSQLTLPDNAAIQKATAQLKQAFKDPDVIPALCEVMTGSTDPQIRQSAVVMLRMRVKKHWKKIIPEHRERLKEVVLQAFRHETEHTVRYSLSQLSAVMVKHETPDRWPALFMLLTESTNSNNPQDRQVGLLLLSKVVESNPEPFKPHYKQLLQLFGTVLQDVTNTTALYYCILTLTAITAYTGTEEMSLMRSLIPKLLIALKHLIQADQDQASEAMEVFDELMESEVAIVVPHIAEIVRFCLEVSADVSLSNSLRVKTLSCIALLIRFKSKAVLKQKLLAPILQVVFPILSATPPPGEEDPEDEENAEGDGDSQSPKHFAAQVIDTMALHMPPEKLFNQLMPLTQACLASENAYERKGGVMCLAVLAEGCADHIRTKMLSSLLETVCRSLSDSNQIVRSAGLFALGQFSEYLQPEISKYHAELMPLLLGYLSSLNESNISHITKAFYALENFLENLDDDIQSYLPTLMETMLSALNNTVNLKLKELAVSAIGAIANAAKEMMVPYFPPVIESLKGFLTDTRDEMRSLQTQALDTLSVLARTVGKDAFGPLAAECVQLGLKLTDAVDDPDLRRCTYSLFSAVSTISPESINPHLTAITTLMVLSLKSTEGVTTHLEEDKQFVLLDDDDDNDDEEGGDAVLEEDGENEVEDVAGFSVENAYMDEKEDACDSLGEIAFNTGAAFQPFLESSFEQVYGLCDFPHENVRRAAFGALGQFCRAQHKVWQENPTEANHQALHKLLDVVMPCFLEAVRQERERQVVMGVLEAMNGVIKSCKGEALQTPNRLVEVSHALRDVLKKKTVCQGGGGDEGDDEEQQAEYDAMLQEFAGEGIPVLASAVPAETFYSHLNDLLPLIMNKAKSSCTVADRSFSVGTLSETLHSLAGVSGGRAVAGKLSNRLLPVLVAGVRDSDAEVRNNSVFGLGALAQAAGPIVSSDYPMMLSLFSNLLVRESDRRVIDNLCAALCRMIMSHTEGVPLEQVLPALLDRLPLKEDLEENKTVYSCLAFLYSHNPALVASYMKPVLCATAQVLGTKDIDADTQNTLVMLLRDISQRYSTEFESAVMSLPVEQRTKMTSSVAQS